A DNA window from Brassica napus cultivar Da-Ae chromosome A4, Da-Ae, whole genome shotgun sequence contains the following coding sequences:
- the LOC125607894 gene encoding ribulose bisphosphate carboxylase small subunit, chloroplastic 1-like → MAYSMLSSAAVVTSPAQATMVAPFTGLKSSSAFPVTRKANNDITSIVSNGGRVSCMKVWPPVGKKKFETLSYLPDLTEVELGKEVDYLLRNKWIPCVEFELEHGFVYREHGSTPGYYDGRYWTMWKLPLFGCTDSAQVLKEVQECKTEYPNAFIRIIGFDNNRQVQCISFIAYKPPSFTGA, encoded by the exons ATGGCTTACTCTATGCTCTCCTCCGCCGCTGTTGTTACCTCCCCGGCTCAAGCCACCATGGTCGCTCCATTCACCGGCTTGAAGTCTTCCTCTGCATTCCCAGTCACCCGCAAGGCCAACAACGACATTACCTCCATCGTTAGCAACGGAGGAAGAGTTAGCTGCATGAAG GTGTGGCCAccagttggaaagaagaagtttgaGACCCTCTCTTACCTTCCTGACCTTACCGAAGTTGAATTGGGTAAGGAAGTTGACTACCTTCTCCGCAACAAGTGGATTCCTTGTGTTGAATTCGAGTTGGAG CACGGATTTGTTTACCGTGAGCACGGAAGCACCCCCGGATACTACGATGGACGTTACTGGACAATGTGGAAGCTTCCCTTGTTCGGATGCACCGACTCTGCTCAAGTGTTGAAGGAAGTCCAAGAGTGCAAAACGGAGTACCCTAACGCCTTCATCAGGATCATCGGATTCGACAACAACCGTCAAGTCCAGTGCATCAGTTTCATCGCCTACAAGCCACCAAGCTTCACCGGTGCTTAA
- the LOC106444896 gene encoding zinc transporter 5 yields MMSPKQISDDRGSSHFRHTPFQIIHVTGNFFRIWSVYSMYRYLNQTGAPVVLFLFCCLLPSSFIFLILQKPWKGRALSNQQIVPSLINGVITALYFVLWGKGLKSCGPLRAILSEYSGAVLGVLSGVLYGRRGHVWKKVGGLVAMLVALFFLSQGWATSSLSPFSSKDSSDTKEEELVTEQALGLMGMMIPVVAGILSALRRVIARRVSLKNQQKKRLHAITITSATCFLFPLAMWDLVTGSSSGKAVELPFSAWAFLATIVFGIILIFYVDNIAEERLHMVFSSPRHLMVAGACIIVMEIAYEMDFSLPGFIVCCLVLGFGIYEATSLERSKKDSSIKSEDGPNGILGNDFDTSPVLPI; encoded by the exons ATGATGTCGCCGAAGCAAATCTCCGACGATCGAGGATCTTCACATTTCCG GCATACCCCATTCCAGATAATCCATGTCACTGGGAACTTCTTTAGGATATGGTCAGTCTATTCTATGTACCGCTACTTGAATCAGACTGGAGCGCCTGttgttctctttctcttctgCTGCCTGCTGCCCTCATccttcatcttcttgatccttCAGAAACCGTGGAAAGGAAGGGCCCTCTCCAATCAGCAG aTCGTACCTTCTCTTATCAATGGAGTCATCACAGCTCTGTACTTCGTCTTGTGGGGAAAGGGTCTTAAGTCTTGTGGACCGCTTAG AGCGATCTTGTCAGAGTACTCTGGTGCTGTTCTTGGAGTGCTTTCTGGAGTACTATATGGGCGGAGAGGCCACGTGTGGAAAAAG GTAGGTGGCCTTGTTGCAATGCTGGTTGCTCTTTTCTTCTTGTCTCAAGGATGGGCGACATCATCTCTCTCCCCATTTT CATCGAAAGATAGTAGTGACACCAAAGAGGAAGAATTAGTAACAGAACAAGCACTAGGACTGATGGGAATGATGATACCCGTTGTTGCTGGAATCTTATCAGCATTAAGGCGAGTCATTGCAAGGCGTGTTTCTCTTAAG AACCAGCAAAAGAAACGACTACATGCGATAACCATTACTTCTGCAACCTGTTTTCTGTTTCCTTTGGCCATGTGGGACCTTGTCACA GGATCGTCTTCTGGCAAAGCTGTGGAGTTGCCATTTTCTGCGTGGGCTTTCCTTGCCACCATTGTTTTCGGGATCATTTTAATATTCTATGTTGACAATATCGCAGAAGAGAG attGCATATGGTGTTTTCTTCCCCGAGGCATTTAATGGTAGCAGGAGCATGCATAATCGTCATGGAGATTGCTTACGAGATGGATTTTTCCCTTCCTGGTTTCATTGTCTGTTGCTTAGTGTTAGGGTTTGGAATATACGAAGCAACATCTCTAGAACGCAGCAAAAAGGACTCTTCGATTAAATCAGAAGATGGACCTAATGGAATCCTTGGTAACGACTTTGATACTTCTCCAGTTCTTCCGATATAG
- the LOC125608157 gene encoding uncharacterized protein LOC125608157 translates to MVGEDEFDFSEPGLAELFNQENLVLVYRFSLEIEKARSMFGGHNNGSYEGREKPDDEDVEGNNITESHETPMATEVRKEQGAYKLSEFYTSFNEIKRVNTSCAEYLIGIGFEHWARSHFEGNRYNIMTSNVAETWNSVLREAREYPILSLIEYIRAKLMDWFATRREIDGEGSLFLTPRVQEIVTSNLERSGVFGVTCIRNGEYEMRDKGGESFHVNLNDKCCTCHEFQALLIPCTHAIAAASRVKVRVDSLVGDFYSLETYKTAYASIIYPVGEEERIEILSNDSTNELDDINPPSSRRPPGRPKKTRILSRGEYQTRGPRKRTVCGRCKRPGHNRATCKMAI, encoded by the exons ATGGTGGGGGAGGACGAGTTTGACTTCAGTGAACCCGGACTTGCTGAGCTGTTCAACCAGGAAAACCTCGTACTTGTCTATCGATTTTCATTAGAGATTGAAAAGGCAAGATCGATGTTCGGTGGACACAACAATGGTAGTTATGAAGGTCGTGAAAAGCCAGATGATGAGGACGTCGAGGGAAACAACATCACCGAAAGTCATGAAACACCAATGGCGACGGAGGTTCGAAAAGAACAAG GTGCGTATAAACTTTCAGAGTTTTACACCAGTTTCAACGAAATAAAGAGGGTCAATACATCTTGTGCGGAGTACCTCATTGGTATTGGTTTCGAGCACTGGGCAAGATCACATTTCGAAGGAAATCGATACAACATTATGACAAGCAACGTTGCTGAGACATGGAATTCAGTGTTGCGTGAAGCCCGTGAATATCCCATTCTTTCTCTCATTGAATACATTCGTGCAAAACTTATGGACTGGTTTGCGACCAGACGAGAAATAGATGGCGAAGGCTCTCTTTTTCTAACTCCTCGGGTTCAGGAGATCGTCACTTCAAATTTGGAAAGAAGTGGAGTGTTTGGGGTGACATGCATCCGAAACGGTGAATATGAAATGAGAGACAAAGGGGGCGAAAGTTTCCACGTCAATCTCAACGATAAGTGTTGCACATGCCATGAATTCCAAGCGCTACTGATTCCTTGCACCCACGCCATTGCCGCTGCATCTCGTGTCAAGGTCCGAGTTGATTCTTTGGTAGGGGACTTTTACAGTTTGGAAACGTACAAGACAGCTTATGCGAGCATCATATACCCGGTTGGGGAAGAAGAAAGAATTGAGATCCTTTCGAACGACAGTACAAACGAGTTGGATGATATAAATCCGCCTTCAAGCAGGAGACCCCCTGGTAGACCCAAAAAAACCAGGATTTTATCTAGAGGGGAATATCAG ACAAGAGGCCCTAGGAAGCGCACAGTATGCGGTAGATGCAAACGACCGGGACATAACCGGGCGACGTGCAAAATGGCTATATAA
- the LOC125608158 gene encoding uncharacterized protein LOC125608158 translates to MDASPLPGHPEPLFGDDMLPLPEMMFAAGEEPVGVRVLTYQSSRSINHILESLEDDEIQTLRMSPFWKIVEISEKPSFSGRFARFMLSRQLKVEKKHEAWFRFAGKPIRFSIREFAIVTGLNCGEYPKNSKRNAKVKRKAKPYWPELFGRSDELRVTTALKNLRRKTITDKEVRIKLACLAIVSSVLLATNLKMKMIKEHADTMVDLEEFFSFPWGRLAFEMLMGSIKQRNEVSLSTDTIAVKGFALALQLVMVEAVPALTEVFLESYSSSDSDSSNDGDDFFQKKNRQKTLSPGHARDLDKTKDVVVRSIIPEDPDRPIIAESLQWEDEVMDVKVDNLLKLIAQGYSFTAEMFKGGATKADVQRMREIQAEGGEAEEEEYTCERKRNGRGEAYRFNCFVDAAK, encoded by the exons ATGGACGCATCGCCACTACCGGGTCATCCAGAACCCCTATTTGGCGACGATATGTTACCTCTACCTGAGATGATGTTTGCGGCGGGTGAAGAACCGGTTGGAGTTAGAGTTCTTACTTACCAGTCCTCCAGATCCATTAATCACATCCTTGAATCGCTGGAAGACGATGAGATCCAGACATTAAGGATGTCCCCCTTTTGGAAGATTGTGGAGATAAGCGAGAAACCAAGTTTCTCTGGAAGATTTGCTCGATTCATGCTTTCACGGCAGCTAAAAGTGGAGAAGAAACACGAGGCTTGGTTCCGTTTTGCTGGGAAACCAATAAGGTTTTCGATTCGGGAGTTTGCAATTGTTACAGGTCTAAACTGCGGGGAATATCCAAAAAATTCCAAAAGGAATGCGAAGGTGAAGAGAAAGGCAAAACCGTATTGGCCGGAGTTATTTGGCAGAAGCGATGAGCTTCGGGTAACAACAGCTTTGAAAAATCTCCGGAGAAAAACGATAACAGATAAAGAAGTGAGGATTAAGTTGGCATGTCTGGCGATCGTGTCTTCGGTCCTACTAGCTacgaacttgaagatgaagatgattaAGGAACATGCAGATACAATGGTTGACTTGGAAGAGTTCTTTTCCTTTCCATGGGGTCGCCTAGCATTTGAAATGCTTATGGGGAGTATAAAACAACGAAACGAGGTCTCGTTATCAACCGATACAATTGCTGTAAAAGGTTTTGCCTTGGCTCTGCAACTGGTTATGGTCGAGGCTGTACCAGCTCTTACCGAAGTGTTTCTGGAAAGTTACTCATCTTCTGACTCAGACAGCTCCAACGATGGAGATGATTTCTTTCAGAAGAAGAACAGACAGAAAACACTGAGCCCCGGGCATGCGCGAGACCTAGACAAAACAAAAGAT GTTGTAGTAAGAAGCATAATCCCTGAGGATCCGGATAGACCCATAATCGCTGAATCTCTACAATGGGAAGACGAGGTGATGGACGTGAAAGTCGATAATCTGTTAAAGCTTATAGCTCAAGGGTATTCTTTCACCGCTGAGATGTTCAAAGGAGGCGCAACAAAAGCTGACGTCCAAAGAATGCGTGAGATACAGGCAGAGGGGGGGGAAGCGGAAGAGGAAGAGTATACctgtgaaagaaaaagaaacggaCGAGGAGAAGCGTATCGCTTCAATTGTTTCGTCGATGCTGCAAAGTGA